A DNA window from Candidatus Thermoplasmatota archaeon contains the following coding sequences:
- a CDS encoding Phenylacetic acid catabolic protein, whose amino-acid sequence MAKSISTFEDWIEFFHQWQKDIQFDTTLLGDFHFEAKFAEEDSPVIEFGDYKGRAKWNTLMQVPNQQVRDALLNLIVYQGDTEFASVEQQRHLVATAPSDYDLKSIVRVMAEEQRHGWQMSYLLVNHFGDTGKVEAKKLLERRSWDQERLLGSFNEPCDNWLDFFVFTEFVDRDGKYQLKMLSRSAFSPLARSMGPMLKEEAFHLGTGHTGLRRILQAGKIPTDLIQRRFNKWVPTAFDLFGKDRSSTAHWAYVWGLKCRYDELETDTPVEKENLNDYNRNLYHRECVELATQLNAVLPTGEKQIRIPDLKFRRAIGAYADQRWTVEGEKFTGSEADWNDYLAANLPTKEDDALLAEIFKSNDWIAPKGK is encoded by the coding sequence ATGGCCAAGTCCATCTCGACCTTCGAGGACTGGATCGAGTTCTTCCACCAGTGGCAGAAGGACATCCAGTTCGACACGACCCTTCTCGGCGACTTCCACTTCGAGGCCAAGTTCGCGGAGGAGGACAGCCCCGTCATCGAGTTCGGCGACTACAAGGGCCGCGCGAAGTGGAACACCCTGATGCAGGTCCCCAACCAGCAGGTCCGCGACGCCCTCCTGAACCTCATCGTCTACCAGGGCGACACAGAGTTCGCCTCCGTCGAGCAGCAGCGCCACCTCGTCGCGACGGCCCCCTCGGACTACGACCTCAAGTCCATCGTCCGCGTCATGGCCGAGGAGCAGCGGCACGGCTGGCAGATGTCGTACCTCCTCGTCAACCACTTCGGCGACACGGGGAAGGTCGAGGCGAAGAAGCTCCTCGAGCGCCGGAGCTGGGACCAGGAGCGCCTCCTCGGCAGCTTCAACGAGCCGTGCGACAACTGGCTCGACTTCTTCGTGTTCACCGAGTTCGTCGACCGCGACGGCAAGTACCAGCTCAAGATGCTTTCGCGCTCGGCCTTCTCGCCGCTTGCGCGCAGCATGGGTCCGATGCTCAAGGAGGAGGCCTTCCACCTCGGCACGGGCCACACCGGCCTCCGCCGCATCCTGCAGGCGGGCAAGATCCCGACGGACCTCATCCAGCGCCGCTTCAACAAGTGGGTCCCGACGGCGTTCGACCTCTTCGGCAAGGACCGCTCCTCGACGGCCCACTGGGCCTACGTGTGGGGCCTCAAGTGCCGCTACGACGAGCTCGAGACCGACACGCCCGTCGAGAAGGAGAACCTGAACGACTACAACCGCAACCTCTACCACCGCGAGTGCGTCGAGCTTGCGACGCAGCTGAACGCGGTCCTCCCCACCGGAGAGAAGCAGATCCGCATCCCGGACCTCAAGTTCCGCCGCGCGATCGGCGCCTACGCGGACCAGCGCTGGACGGTCGAGGGCGAGAAGTTCACGGGCAGCGAGGCCGACTGGAACGACTACCTCGCCGCGAACCTCCCCACGAAGGAGGACGACGCGCTGCTTGCGGAGATCTTCAAGTCCAACGACTGGATCGCCCCGAAGGGGAAGTGA